One window from the genome of Nicotiana sylvestris chromosome 9, ASM39365v2, whole genome shotgun sequence encodes:
- the LOC138878365 gene encoding uncharacterized protein: MGALHLPLKGEARLLGTDLVQDALDKAKLIQDVLHTALSRQNIYADWNVRDVALMVGGKVLLKVSPMKGVVRFGKKVNMSYWYIRPFKVLQMIGEVAYKLALPPSLSSVHLVFHVSMLRMYVGNASHVLDFSTVQLDGDLTYDVEPVTILDQQVRKLRSKNIASVKVRWRVPPVEEPTWETEREMQ, from the exons ATGGGTGCCttacaccttcccctcaag ggtgaggctaggctattgggtactgacctagttcaggatgctttggacaaggctaAGTTGATTCAGGATGTACTTCACACGGCGCTGTCTAGGCAGAATATTTATGCCGATTGGAATGTTCGTGATGTTGCGCTCATGGTGGGGGGGAAGGTATTGctcaaggtttcacccatgaagggtgttgtgaggttcgggaagaaggtcaACATGAGCTATTGGTATATTAGGCCATTTAAGGTGCTTCAGATGATTGGAGAGGTAgcttacaagcttgccttgccGCCTAGTTTGTCGAGTgttcatctagtatttcatgtttctatgctccggatgTATGTCGGCAAtgcatctcatgttttggattttagcacagttcagttggatggtgatttgacttatgatgtagagccggTGACCATTTTGGATcagcaggttcgaaagttgaggtcaaagaacatagcttcagtgaaggtgcggTGGAGAGTTCCGCCAGTTGAGGAgcctacttgggagaccgagcgggagatgcaatAA